The DNA segment TTTCTGAGAGCCTACGAAAAAAACAGACTAGCGAAGTGACAAAGTCACTTCGCTAGTCTGTTTTATTTTTATCGGACATTCACGAGACGTCTTACTATTTAACCCAACCTAGAAGCATTTCACGAATTAGTTTACTTGCTGTGTTGACTGTTTGTTCAGAGGGGTCGTAAACTGGCGCCACTTCGACTAAATCGAAACCAACTACGTTTATGTCTGAGCCTGCAATCGCGTGGATTGAAGCTAATAATTCACGAGTTGTAATACCACCGCAGTCTACCGTTCCGGTTCCTGGTGCATGAGCTGGGTCGAGCACATCGATATCAATCGTCACGTAAACAGGACGCCCTGCAAGTGTTGGCAAAATTTCTTTTAGCGGCTCAAGCACTTCAAATTTTGATAGGTGCATGCCGTTTTCTTTTGCCCACACGAACTCTTCTTTCATACCTGAACGAATGCCGAATGAATAGACATTTTTCGGTCCGATATGTTCGGCTATTTTTCGAATTGGCGTGGAGTGAGAAAGTGCTTCCCCTTCATACGACTCACGTAAATCAGTATGCGCATCCATGTGAATAATAGCTAAATTCGGATG comes from the Paenisporosarcina antarctica genome and includes:
- the speB gene encoding agmatinase — translated: MRFDDAYSGKVFIKSHPNYDESQAVIYGMPMDWTVSYRPGSRFGPQRIREASIGLEEYSPYLDRDLDDVKYFDAGDIPLPFGNPQKSIDEIEAYVTKLLADGKIPVGMGGEHLVSWPVMKAVAEKHPNLAIIHMDAHTDLRESYEGEALSHSTPIRKIAEHIGPKNVYSFGIRSGMKEEFVWAKENGMHLSKFEVLEPLKEILPTLAGRPVYVTIDIDVLDPAHAPGTGTVDCGGITTRELLASIHAIAGSDINVVGFDLVEVAPVYDPSEQTVNTASKLIREMLLGWVK